The sequence CGTTAACGCTTGGCACCAGATTACTGTAATTGGGGATATTCAGGGGCGTATTTTCGTTCGCCGTAGCCGTTATCCCCGTGTGCTCATAGCGGGTACCGACTTTAAATGTGTATTTACTCGGCGTAACGTAGGTATACGAAATATAGCCCGCACCGATGTTCTGGTTATATTTAAGTGCTCCCGATGGATTTGTCGGATCAAAGACCAACTCACCGGTACTGCCGCCTATCTGGTACTGATAATGGCTGTCTACCTGGCGCATAATGGCCTTACCCCCGAATTCCAGCAACTGGTTTTTCCGGATTGGCGTCTGATAGTCAGTCTGGAAGGTGATTTCCTGATTGGTATTATTGTTCAGATTTCGCTGGCGACCCGTCAATTCACCCGTTTGTCCCAATATATCTGCATAAAAGTTATTGGTTAATCCGGTGCGGCTATATTGTGTGGAAATACTCCATTCCTGCTGAGGCTTGAACGTACGAACATAATCCAGGTTCATATCCACCGAATTAGACAGATCCTTCCGGTCTACATCGCGGTTGGTCATACCCAGCAGCGTTTCACCGGCGAACGTACTGGTCAGCTGATTTTGTTGCTGAACGAAATTACGGGTACCATACCGGATATTGGCCGATAAAGACTGATCTTTAGCCAGGTCGTAGTCGATGCCCAGCGTATACTGACCGAAAAGTGGCTTATCGAAAGCGGAAGCCTGCTGACTGGTTCGCAGGGCCTGTGTGCCGGAGAGTGTGGTTTGATCGAGGGTCGAGGAGGCCCGGTTATACATGGCCCGACCAAAACCACCGAGGGTAAGTCCTAATTTCCCCTGCCGATACGATCCATTCAAACCCAGGTTGGAGGCACGTAGCCCAGCACCAGCGTCAACGTTCAGGGTAAGGCCATGCAGGGTATTCTTTTTCGTGACGATGTTGATAATTCCGGCGGCTCCTTCGGCGTCGTATTTGGCCGACGGGCTGGTGATCACTTCCACGGATTTAATCATATCGGCGGGCAGTTGCTTAAGCGCATCCGCTACATTGGCCGCCACAATCGTTGAGGGTTTGTTGTTGATCAGAACCCGGATGTTCTGGCTTCCACGCAGGCTAACATTACCATCCAGATCAACTGACAGCATTGGCACGCGCTTCAGCACATCCGACGCATCACCCCCTTTGGCCGTTATATCTTTATCGGCGTTGAAGACGAGCCGATCCACTTTTTCTTCAATCAGAGCCGCCTGACCTGTTACGGTCACTTCGCCAAGCGTGCGCACGTCGGCCTGAATTTTTACGGAGCCCAGATTAAGATCAGTACCTTTTGAGACCGTAAATGGCTTGGAATCCAGATTTTTGTAGCCTATGAACGAGTATTGAAGCCGGTAATCGCCCGGAGCCAGTTTGGTGAGTGCGAAGTGGCCCTTGGCATCAGACGTTGTGCCATCGATGGGCTTATTGGTTTTTACATTGATGAGGGCAACCGTAGCAAATTCAACGGGTTTACCCGAGGTCGAATCGACCAGGATACCCGCTATTTTGCCATTTCCTTTAGGGGTTTCTTCGGCTACACCCGTGAACTCTTTCTTACGTCGGTTATCCTGTCCGCCGAAACCACCAGGGCCGCCGGGACCACCGCCAGGAGGGCCAAACTGAGCGTATGTGGTCTGGATCTCTGTCAGGCAAAGTCCAAGTGTGAGTATAAAAAGCAGGAATCGTTTCGTCATTGTCGGCAGCATTTCAGGTTGAGAGCCCAAAACAACAGCTATTCCCGCGAGCATAAAAATCGAATAGACAGCCGGGATATAAACGTCGACAGATACCCTATTTTAGCCGATGGAACGAAATTGACAGGCACTAAATCGGTTTTGAGCCAATCTATCGATCCAAATGGCCTAACTATCGGCAAATTTGGGGTAGCAAGCGATTGCTTGTCCAGGAGTTAGCGTTTTGATGTAAACTTGTAGCTTCTGATCTTAACTTATGGCTGCTACCCGATTTTCACGCCGATACGTTTCATTACTGAGCCATCTGCTGGGCTGGGGATTACTGGGTTACCTGCTTTTTTTCTCCCAATCGTTCAATTCCGAAATCCATCTACCTGATTTATTCTGGATCAGGCAAGGCATTTTTTTCGGCCTGATGGTAGGTACCTTTTACCTGAACTCCCAACTTTTAGTACCCCGTTTCTTGCTATCCGGCCAAACCGGCCGTTATCTGCTGGTACTGGCAGGCATCGTTATTTCCATCCTTTTCATCTTGTGGTGTATTGAATCCTGGTTTAATTTACCCATTCTGGTACACCGGGCTTTTCATCCGGATGGAAAGGGTCAGCCTAAATTCTATGGCTGGATTCAACCGGCTGTTTTTACGATTCTTTTGGTTTTAGGCATTAGCACTAGCATGGCTTTGCTGCAAAAGTGGCAAACCGACACCAATCTTCGGCTGGCACTGGAGCAGGCAAAAACAACATCCGAACTCTCGTTTCTGAAGGCTCAGATTAACCCGCACTTTTTTTTCAATACCCTCAACAACATCTACGCCTTGACCTTACTCGACGTGGAGACCGCCCGCGAAGCGCTGCACCGGCTCTCACGGATGATGCGCTATGTTTTGTACGATACCCAGGCGGGTACAACGCTGCTAAGTAAGGAACTGTCCTTTGTCGGCGACTACATTCAGCTCATGCAGCTTCGTCTAACCGATAAGGTTACCGTTACCCTCAATTCACCAAATCCGCTTCATGATCAGCCGATTGCGCCCATGCTCCTGTTGCCATTCGTCGAAAATGCATTTAAACACGGCGTCAGTGCGCTCCAACCAAGTTGGATCACAATAACCCTCCAGCAGCAGCAGAACAAGCTTTTGCTGGATGTTCGGAACACCCTGTTTGCCGAAAAAACACCCTCGCTCGAAGCAGGGAACGGCATTGGGCTAACCAACACCCGCCGGCGGCTCGATCTGCTTTATCCGGATCAGTACGTTCTGGCTATCAATGAGCATACACCCGCCGGCGAGTACCATGTGCATCTAACCCTCAATCTATCATGACGACCCTTACCTGCATTGCGGTCGATGATGAACCACTCGCTCTGGGTCTGGTTTGTGCCTTTATCGAAAAAACGCCGTTCCTGCAATTAGTTGGTCGCTACAGCAGTGCCGTTGAAGCGTTGCAGGGTCTCTTGTCAGGTCCGGTTGATGTTATTTTCCTCGACATTCAGATGCCTGATCTGACCGGGCTTGAACTGGCCCGCGTTCTGGAACGCAGCAATCGGGGTGCGCTTACCACACGAATTGTCTTTACGACCGCTTTCGATCAGTTTGCCATTGATGGATTTCGGGTAGATGCGCTGGATTATCTGTTGAAGCCTTTCAACTATGAAGAGTTTTTACGGGCGGCCACGAAAGCCCGCCAGTATTTCGAGTTGGTGCAACGTGTTGATACTTCGCCAGCAATCCTGCCTTCTCCAGCAATTTCCCCGGCCGAAGTGCTCGACGATTTTCTGTTTCTAAAAGTTGAATATCAGTTAGTTCGCATCGCTTACAACGACATTCTGTATATTGAAGGCTTGAAGGATTACGTAAAAGTATACCGTCAGAGCGACCCCGACAAGCCGCTGTTGTCCTTAACGAGCCTCAAAGCACTCGAAGAAAAATTACCTGCCAGATACTTTATGCGGGTGCATCGATCCTATATCGTTGCCCTGGATCGGATCAGTGCCGTCACGCGCAATTCGGTGCAGATCGGGTCCGTCCTGATTCCCGTCAGCGATCAATACAAGGACACTTTTGGCCAGTTCATTAGCCGCTGGTTATAAATCCATTAGCCGCAACTTAGAACCGTGATCCCAGTTTACTTCTACATCTGCTGATTAGTTACACCTTTAAATAATCTTGTTTGCGAAAGGCCGTTCAATTCCTTAAGCTTGTCACAAGTGAAAAAATAGTTAAAACACCGCTTTTCAGAAATAATTACATAATCGTTCCTCCCTGTTTATCAATACGTTATATTTTAAACAAATCACCTTCTTTTTATACATTCGGGGAAATCAAAAACAGCAACAGGCAATCATTATCTAGCATAGAATCGGGCAAAATAGGGGCTCTGGTTCAACTAGAAAGGTTATGGCTTGACGAATCGTACATCCTAAACTCTCCTATATCATGAATGCCAGAAATCTGTTTACAGTCGTAGCCATCCTCTGCTTGCTGTTTGGATTGGGGCTTACTTTTGCACCCAATTTTATGGGTGATCAATACCTGACAAATCCTTCCTGGATTAATGAAGGGGCAAAACTACTGTCCCAGGGTTGGGGATCTCTACTGATGGTAACCGGCGTTGCGTGCTGGTATATCCGAAATGCAGGTCCATCCTTAGGACGTAAAGTAATGCTCTTGTTTAGCCTTTTATCGAATCTGGCCCTAATTGTCATTCATTTAATGGCCATTCTTAACAGGGTCGAAACCTCTCTTGCCTGGGTTCAGGTCTTCATGGCGCTCATCCTAGCTGGTTGGGCGGGGATGCTCTTCCGACAGGAACCCAGTCTAGATGTTTGATTTTGTGAACTTAGATTCGATTCATTGAAAGAGCCAAACAGTATTGACATTAACTAACATGAGTTGAGCTAAATTACTGTAAATCAGATCCGTTTCTGTAGTCTCTATTTCTTACTCTTGAGCGCATTCTGCCAGACCGGAACAAAATCATAGGTCGGATAAAACTCCGTCGTATAGGCTCCCCATGCCCCGTTTTCAATTGTCAGATTCAACGCTCGGAGGTCTTTTGCCGGAATTTTGACCGTGACTACCTGCCCAATTCCCATCATTACATACCACGACACAACGCGCGCTTCTTTCGGCGGAAACATTTCCAGAAACTTGTTCTTTTCCTGAATTTCCTGAATCGTCTTCAGGTTTTTGTCCTGCTGATGCTTCAGGAAAATTGTAATCATGATACTGTCTGAGGCCGTTTTTGCGTCTTTGGGCAGTTGTTGAGCACCGCAAATTCCGGCAGAAAGAAGAATGATTGTCATAAGTAAGGTTCGTTTCATGATGTTTGTTCTGGTTCGTAAAGAGTTAACCAAGAGGCTCGTTTTTGTTTTACCAAACATCAGAAATTTATCGATTTACTTCAATTTGATTGCCTGAACGAGCTAAGATCACAACACAGGTAGAACTTTTCGAGACAAAAATTGCAAGAAGACAGGAAACGCAGAATGATTCAGCTAAAGTGCTTATCATTACAGGCTTTACGTATTTTCTTACGCCAAACGTCACGCAGGAAGCAGTCATGAACAAACGATTACTCTGGTTAATGCCGCTCCTGCTCGTTCTGGCTGTTTATCTCATTCCAACACCTAAAAAGGATGCGCCTGACTTATATGACGGGCCTGATAAAAGGCTTATCAATAAGCTGGCAAAATTCAGGGAGATACCAACCCGTTCGATTAACGCCAGTGGTTATGACTGGCCTTATCTGGTATTGGGTAGCGGCCCCAAAACAATTCTTTTCCTGCATGGCATGACGGGTGGTTATGACTTCTGGTGGCAGCAAATGGCGGAGTTCAGTCACGATTATCGGGTCGTTAGCGTTACCTACCCGCCCGTTGATAATCTGCCCGATCTGGGCCGGGGAATTATCACTATCCTCGATAAAGAAAAAATTGATTCTACCGTGGTCGTCGGTAGTTCACTGGGCGGTTATCTGACCCAATATTTACTGGCTACATATCCCAAACGGGTTGAAAAAGCGGTGCTCGGCAATACGTTTCCGAAAAACGATATTCTCGAAGAAAAGAATAAATCAAAAATAGCCGTGGCCACCTGGGCACCCGAATGGGTAGTTATGAATAGCCTGCGTCAGAATCTATTCGATCAGGTGTTGCCTGCCTCCGAAAACAATCCACTGGCGAAGGCTCAATTGCTCGAAAACACATACGGTCGCATGTCGAAAGCGCAGTTTCTTGCCCGATACGATTGCGTTGTCGATAAATTTCAGCCAGTTGATGGGAAACAGACAAGGGTTCCATTGCTGATCATGGAATCCGATAATGATCCGCTTGTTTCCCCAGATCTGCGTGCCCAACTGAAACAATACTACTCAACGGCGCAAGTCCATACCTTTCACCATAAAGGGCACTTTCCTTACCTGAATGCAAGCGATGAGTATAACGCGGCTTTACGAAAATTTCTAACTCAATAGTGTAACCAATTAACCAGCCATATTCATGAAATTCATTTTTACCTCTCTGCTCATTGTAGGCTCAACAATTGCACTTTTTGCCCAAACCAAACAGATTATTCAACCCAAAGGCGTTCCACCTGGCCCCTATCCATTTAGCCTGGGCGTCATCAGCAATGGTTTACTTTTTGTAGCCGGCCAGGTTGGCACTGATCCACAGACAGGCAAACTGGTTCCGGGAGGGGTTGAAGCCGAAAC comes from Spirosoma aureum and encodes:
- a CDS encoding TonB-dependent receptor domain-containing protein, with translation MTKRFLLFILTLGLCLTEIQTTYAQFGPPGGGPGGPGGFGGQDNRRKKEFTGVAEETPKGNGKIAGILVDSTSGKPVEFATVALINVKTNKPIDGTTSDAKGHFALTKLAPGDYRLQYSFIGYKNLDSKPFTVSKGTDLNLGSVKIQADVRTLGEVTVTGQAALIEEKVDRLVFNADKDITAKGGDASDVLKRVPMLSVDLDGNVSLRGSQNIRVLINNKPSTIVAANVADALKQLPADMIKSVEVITSPSAKYDAEGAAGIINIVTKKNTLHGLTLNVDAGAGLRASNLGLNGSYRQGKLGLTLGGFGRAMYNRASSTLDQTTLSGTQALRTSQQASAFDKPLFGQYTLGIDYDLAKDQSLSANIRYGTRNFVQQQNQLTSTFAGETLLGMTNRDVDRKDLSNSVDMNLDYVRTFKPQQEWSISTQYSRTGLTNNFYADILGQTGELTGRQRNLNNNTNQEITFQTDYQTPIRKNQLLEFGGKAIMRQVDSHYQYQIGGSTGELVFDPTNPSGALKYNQNIGAGYISYTYVTPSKYTFKVGTRYEHTGITATANENTPLNIPNYSNLVPSVNVSKGLKGGSTLKAAYNRRIQRPGLQQLNPNVNAANPQMIMVGNPNLSPELTDNVELSLSSTIKKTYLNAAVFGRLTNNAISQIRIPADTLTTGFPAGSIITTYQNIGVQRTVGASVFFNTNLTSKWSLNGGLDGYYMYMQGLTPGADGKSVTISNTGVSIGGRLMSQLQLDKGWSAQVFSFFRGPMPQLQGTMGSFYMYSLGVRKDLANKRGSIGLAAENFIGNGVTMRTNLNSPLLSQVNVTHLYNQNIKITFNYRIGKMTFEEPRRKSRSVSNDDVKGEGDGGGQPQAAPAGSRPK
- a CDS encoding sensor histidine kinase, with the translated sequence MAATRFSRRYVSLLSHLLGWGLLGYLLFFSQSFNSEIHLPDLFWIRQGIFFGLMVGTFYLNSQLLVPRFLLSGQTGRYLLVLAGIVISILFILWCIESWFNLPILVHRAFHPDGKGQPKFYGWIQPAVFTILLVLGISTSMALLQKWQTDTNLRLALEQAKTTSELSFLKAQINPHFFFNTLNNIYALTLLDVETAREALHRLSRMMRYVLYDTQAGTTLLSKELSFVGDYIQLMQLRLTDKVTVTLNSPNPLHDQPIAPMLLLPFVENAFKHGVSALQPSWITITLQQQQNKLLLDVRNTLFAEKTPSLEAGNGIGLTNTRRRLDLLYPDQYVLAINEHTPAGEYHVHLTLNLS
- a CDS encoding LytR/AlgR family response regulator transcription factor, yielding MTTLTCIAVDDEPLALGLVCAFIEKTPFLQLVGRYSSAVEALQGLLSGPVDVIFLDIQMPDLTGLELARVLERSNRGALTTRIVFTTAFDQFAIDGFRVDALDYLLKPFNYEEFLRAATKARQYFELVQRVDTSPAILPSPAISPAEVLDDFLFLKVEYQLVRIAYNDILYIEGLKDYVKVYRQSDPDKPLLSLTSLKALEEKLPARYFMRVHRSYIVALDRISAVTRNSVQIGSVLIPVSDQYKDTFGQFISRWL
- a CDS encoding alpha/beta fold hydrolase, coding for MPERAKITTQVELFETKIARRQETQNDSAKVLIITGFTYFLTPNVTQEAVMNKRLLWLMPLLLVLAVYLIPTPKKDAPDLYDGPDKRLINKLAKFREIPTRSINASGYDWPYLVLGSGPKTILFLHGMTGGYDFWWQQMAEFSHDYRVVSVTYPPVDNLPDLGRGIITILDKEKIDSTVVVGSSLGGYLTQYLLATYPKRVEKAVLGNTFPKNDILEEKNKSKIAVATWAPEWVVMNSLRQNLFDQVLPASENNPLAKAQLLENTYGRMSKAQFLARYDCVVDKFQPVDGKQTRVPLLIMESDNDPLVSPDLRAQLKQYYSTAQVHTFHHKGHFPYLNASDEYNAALRKFLTQ